One Candidatus Dormiibacterota bacterium genomic window carries:
- a CDS encoding HAMP domain-containing sensor histidine kinase produces MLNTTIHPDAAPAERPIPTRGKVRPANGLLPRVLDVLPVGIALFELEADGFRFRYGNQVFARVLGLDQMPDEGQLVGEVFNRAEHDAVIELFRLVRVSREPQSYFTSEGGQGPSTSRILNIDAYPLLKVGRVSHVLVLAAQTQEKLEARRRQELEANRLRKKADQLASLEKAKSEFLRLASHELRGPAATLGGYLSMIEDESLGPVPQRLRPVLPMLKAKAAQINLLANEMVEAARLEDGRVQLKRKRVDLSQIVRRSVVTAETTATARHRVRFDDRVGGELWVLGDVLRLEIIIANLLDNAIKYSPNGGDVTAKLSTSSDVAMLSVRDQGIGIAAQDMDRLFVRFSRLAPLNDVPGTGLGLYLARELARLHKGEIVCVSKLGEGSEFVLSLPVESAGK; encoded by the coding sequence GTGTTGAATACAACGATTCACCCAGACGCAGCTCCCGCGGAGCGCCCCATTCCCACCCGGGGAAAGGTACGCCCGGCGAACGGGTTGCTGCCCCGTGTGCTGGACGTGTTGCCGGTCGGGATAGCGCTGTTCGAGCTGGAGGCCGACGGGTTCAGGTTCCGTTACGGCAACCAGGTGTTCGCCCGGGTGCTGGGTCTCGACCAAATGCCGGATGAGGGGCAGCTGGTCGGTGAGGTTTTCAATCGGGCGGAGCATGACGCCGTCATCGAGCTCTTCAGGCTCGTGCGTGTCAGCCGCGAACCGCAGAGCTACTTCACCTCGGAGGGCGGGCAAGGCCCCAGCACCAGCCGGATCCTGAACATCGATGCCTATCCGCTGCTGAAGGTCGGTCGCGTGAGCCATGTCCTGGTCCTAGCCGCGCAGACGCAAGAAAAATTGGAGGCTCGACGCCGGCAAGAACTCGAAGCCAACCGGCTGCGTAAGAAGGCGGACCAGCTCGCCAGTTTGGAAAAGGCGAAGTCGGAATTCTTACGGCTGGCGTCACACGAGCTCCGCGGACCGGCGGCCACGCTGGGCGGTTACCTCTCGATGATCGAAGACGAATCGTTGGGGCCGGTCCCACAGCGGTTGCGTCCTGTATTGCCGATGCTGAAAGCGAAAGCCGCCCAGATCAACCTCCTCGCCAACGAGATGGTGGAGGCCGCGCGGCTCGAAGACGGACGGGTGCAGCTGAAGCGCAAGCGCGTCGATCTGAGCCAGATCGTCCGTCGAAGTGTTGTCACTGCGGAAACGACGGCCACGGCGCGGCATCGCGTCCGCTTTGACGACCGCGTCGGCGGTGAGCTATGGGTGCTCGGTGACGTTTTGCGGCTCGAGATCATCATCGCCAACCTGCTGGACAACGCCATCAAGTACTCGCCGAATGGAGGCGATGTCACGGCGAAACTGTCCACCTCCAGCGACGTCGCCATGCTGAGCGTCCGAGACCAGGGCATCGGGATCGCCGCTCAGGACATGGATCGGCTCTTCGTGCGCTTCAGCCGGCTGGCTCCCCTCAACGACGTGCCCGGCACCGGGCTGGGCCTGTACCTGGCGAGAGAGCTGGCCCGCCTGCACAAGGGTGAAATCGTGTGCGTGTCGAAACTCGGTGAGGGGAGCGAGTTCGTGCTGAGTCTCCCGGTTGAATCCGCCGGCAAGTAA
- a CDS encoding cyanophycinase gives MTDASTPQRLAPTTDGGPVGPVMVIGGAEDKLGERVILSRFVQLAGGDHARIAVISTASSLGDAATELYGQIFARVGVGKVTGLRPETREEANDPRMVEALKAVTGIFMTGGNQLRLSSVIGGTKLGAAILDAHGRGVVVAGTSAGASAVATHMMAFGSSGATPKYRMANVSVGLGLVVNVVVDQHFEQRTRLGRLLAVVAQSPSLIGLGLDEDTAAIIDANDVLEVIGRGSVTIVDGTDVITDAFQTTGHKPMMVSNARLHSLPSGYRFDLRARRVLPLVVAKNEHLAQLAQGRVRKMVRRLEDRKASE, from the coding sequence GTGACGGACGCCTCGACGCCGCAGCGGCTTGCTCCCACCACTGACGGAGGCCCGGTCGGGCCGGTCATGGTCATCGGCGGCGCCGAGGACAAGCTGGGTGAGCGGGTCATCCTGTCGCGCTTCGTCCAGCTTGCCGGCGGCGATCATGCCCGCATCGCGGTGATCAGTACCGCCTCCTCCCTCGGCGACGCGGCGACCGAACTGTATGGCCAGATCTTCGCCCGGGTCGGTGTGGGCAAAGTCACGGGCCTCCGTCCGGAAACTCGCGAAGAGGCCAACGATCCGCGGATGGTCGAGGCGCTCAAGGCCGTCACCGGTATTTTCATGACCGGCGGTAATCAGCTGCGACTCTCCTCCGTGATCGGCGGAACCAAGCTCGGCGCCGCCATTCTCGACGCCCACGGCCGTGGGGTCGTGGTGGCCGGGACATCCGCGGGCGCGAGCGCGGTGGCGACCCACATGATGGCCTTCGGCAGCTCGGGCGCCACCCCGAAATACCGGATGGCGAACGTCTCGGTCGGCCTGGGGCTGGTCGTCAACGTCGTGGTCGATCAGCATTTCGAGCAGCGCACACGGCTCGGCCGGCTGCTCGCCGTGGTCGCGCAGTCGCCTTCGCTGATCGGGCTGGGCCTCGATGAGGACACCGCCGCCATCATCGACGCGAACGACGTGCTCGAAGTGATCGGCCGCGGCTCGGTGACGATCGTCGACGGCACCGATGTGATCACCGACGCCTTCCAGACGACCGGTCACAAGCCGATGATGGTATCGAACGCGCGCCTCCACTCCCTACCCTCCGGTTATCGATTCGACCTGCGCGCGCGCCGCGTCCTGCCCCTGGTCGTCGCCAAGAACGAGCACCTCGCCCAGCTGGCGCAGGGCCGCGTTCGGAAGATGGTGCGCCGTCTCGAGGATCGAAAGGCCTCGGAGTGA